Proteins encoded within one genomic window of Micromonospora halotolerans:
- a CDS encoding GNAT family N-acetyltransferase, giving the protein MLRQQDVGHRIVVRRIVGIREGRPLFSDALGELVELSETHITLATDRGRLRVPVDEVHRAKRVPPARRPTAAAVVALELAADEAWPAPVRGRLGDWLLRGAEGWTGRANSALPVGDPDRPLPAALDAVERWYAERGQPPMVNTPLPLAAPVGAELDARGWTARPPVLVQTAPLTALPAERPDLPPVGLSATPSAEWLAVAAGRKGGLPDAARHVLTAVDRIRFAHLPVDGRLLAVGRGTVTGGGRWLGLTLIEVLPEARRRGFAGAVIRALADWGRAEGATRAFLQVEQHNAPAVALYQRLGFTTHHTYLTRVAPV; this is encoded by the coding sequence GTGCTCCGACAGCAGGACGTGGGACACCGGATCGTGGTCCGGCGTATTGTGGGGATTCGCGAAGGCCGGCCGCTCTTCTCCGACGCGCTCGGCGAGCTGGTCGAGCTCAGCGAGACCCACATCACGCTGGCCACCGACCGGGGGCGGCTGCGGGTCCCGGTGGACGAGGTGCACCGCGCGAAGCGGGTGCCGCCGGCCCGCCGGCCGACGGCCGCCGCCGTGGTCGCCCTGGAACTGGCCGCCGACGAGGCGTGGCCCGCACCGGTACGCGGGCGGCTGGGCGACTGGCTGCTGCGCGGCGCCGAGGGCTGGACCGGCCGGGCGAACAGCGCGCTGCCGGTCGGCGACCCGGACCGCCCGCTGCCCGCCGCGCTCGACGCCGTGGAACGCTGGTACGCCGAGCGCGGCCAGCCCCCCATGGTGAACACCCCGCTGCCGCTGGCCGCGCCGGTGGGCGCCGAGCTGGACGCGCGCGGCTGGACCGCCCGGCCGCCGGTGCTGGTGCAGACCGCACCGCTCACCGCGTTGCCGGCGGAGCGCCCCGACCTGCCCCCGGTCGGCCTCTCGGCCACGCCCTCGGCCGAGTGGCTGGCGGTGGCCGCCGGCCGCAAGGGCGGGCTGCCGGACGCGGCCCGGCACGTGCTCACCGCCGTGGACCGGATCCGCTTCGCCCACCTGCCCGTCGACGGGCGGCTGCTCGCGGTGGGCCGGGGCACGGTCACCGGCGGGGGCCGCTGGCTCGGCCTCACGCTCATCGAGGTGCTGCCGGAGGCCCGCCGGCGCGGGTTCGCCGGCGCGGTCATCCGGGCGCTGGCCGACTGGGGCCGGGCGGAGGGCGCCACGCGCGCCTTCCTCCAGGTCGAGCAGCACAACGCCCCCGCGGTGGCCCTCTACCAGCGGCTCGGCTTCACCACCCACCACACCTACCTGACCCGGGTCGCCCCGGTGTGA
- the fdxA gene encoding ferredoxin — protein sequence MTYIIAEPCVDVLDKACIEECPVDCIYEGNRMLYIHPDECVDCGACEPVCPVEAIFYEDDVPEQWKDYTGANYEFFEDLGSPGGASKIGKVEKDATFVAAQPPRGEGH from the coding sequence GTGACCTACATCATCGCCGAGCCGTGCGTGGATGTGCTCGACAAGGCATGCATCGAGGAGTGCCCGGTCGACTGCATCTACGAGGGCAATCGGATGCTCTACATCCACCCCGACGAGTGCGTCGACTGTGGTGCCTGTGAGCCGGTCTGCCCGGTCGAAGCGATCTTCTACGAGGACGACGTCCCGGAGCAGTGGAAGGACTACACCGGGGCGAACTACGAGTTCTTCGAGGACCTGGGCTCGCCGGGCGGCGCTTCCAAGATCGGCAAGGTGGAGAAGGACGCGACCTTCGTGGCCGCGCAGCCGCCGCGCGGAGAGGGCCACTGA
- the dapC gene encoding succinyldiaminopimelate transaminase: MNRSAPVSSRLPEFTWDSLDAAAATAAAHPGGLINLSMGTPVDPVPALIRQALADASDAPGYPLTAGTPSLRAAIAAWVARACGAGVDGLGVLPTIGSKELVAWLPALLGIGPGDVVVVPSIAYPTYEDGARLAGATTVRTDSLTALGPDPRVRLVWVNSPGNPTGRVLPAGHLRKVVDWARERGAVVASDECYLPLGWDAEPVSVLSPEVCGGSYEGVLAVHSLSKRSNLAGYRAGFVAGDPALVAELLKVRKHAGMIVPAPVQAAMVAALGDQAHADAQRERYRARREKLHAAFTGAGFTVEHSEAGLYLWMTRDEDCWDTVDWLARRGILVAAGVFYGPAGARHVRVALTESDEHVDAVAGRLAEV; this comes from the coding sequence CTGAACCGGTCCGCGCCGGTCTCGTCGCGGCTGCCCGAGTTCACCTGGGACTCCCTGGACGCCGCGGCCGCGACGGCCGCGGCGCACCCGGGCGGTCTCATCAACCTCTCGATGGGCACGCCGGTCGACCCGGTGCCGGCGCTGATCCGGCAGGCGCTGGCCGACGCGTCGGACGCGCCGGGCTACCCGCTGACCGCGGGCACGCCCTCGCTGCGGGCCGCCATCGCGGCCTGGGTGGCGCGCGCCTGCGGTGCGGGCGTCGACGGGCTCGGGGTGCTGCCGACCATCGGCTCCAAGGAACTGGTCGCCTGGCTTCCCGCCCTGCTCGGCATCGGTCCCGGTGACGTGGTCGTGGTGCCGTCCATCGCCTACCCGACGTACGAGGACGGGGCCCGGCTGGCCGGCGCCACCACGGTGCGCACCGACTCGCTGACCGCCCTGGGCCCCGACCCGCGGGTCCGGCTCGTGTGGGTGAACTCGCCCGGCAACCCGACCGGGCGGGTGTTGCCCGCCGGCCACCTGCGCAAGGTGGTCGACTGGGCGCGGGAGCGCGGCGCGGTGGTCGCCAGCGACGAGTGCTACCTGCCGCTGGGCTGGGACGCCGAGCCCGTCTCGGTCCTCTCGCCCGAGGTCTGCGGCGGGTCGTACGAGGGTGTGCTGGCGGTGCACTCGCTCTCCAAGCGCTCGAACCTGGCCGGCTACCGGGCCGGTTTCGTGGCCGGCGACCCGGCGCTGGTGGCCGAGCTGCTCAAGGTCCGTAAGCACGCCGGCATGATCGTGCCCGCCCCGGTGCAGGCCGCCATGGTGGCCGCCCTGGGCGACCAGGCGCACGCCGACGCGCAGCGGGAGCGCTACCGGGCCCGGCGGGAGAAGCTCCACGCCGCGTTCACCGGCGCCGGTTTCACCGTCGAGCACTCCGAGGCGGGGCTCTACCTCTGGATGACCCGGGACGAGGACTGCTGGGACACCGTCGACTGGCTGGCCCGGCGGGGCATCCTGGTCGCGGCCGGCGTCTTCTACGGCCCGGCCGGCGCCCGGCACGTCCGGGTGGCGCTGACCGAGTCCGACGAGCACGTCGACGCGGTCGCCGGCCGGCTCGCCGAGGTCTGA
- a CDS encoding M48 family metallopeptidase, which produces MSATYRALASVVMLIGFYVVALLQLAAVAALGVWLFSHTSGVITGKLLLPLVVALGAVGVGLWKAIRTKNEPAPGLILDERGAPWLWATVRELAAAVGTRAPDEIRLVPEVNAAVGEQSRLLGLVGGRRTLYVGLPLLQAMRIDQLRSVLAHELGHYSGRHTRLGGVAYRGRLAIGETIERISPRNPIGWVFKQYAKLYLLVDNAASRRQELEADRASVQIAGHQAASSALRTLPALDAAWRFYETRYVDPGWSVGLAPDDFFGGFGHLLQARRNEIDELRENAPEGPASRWDTHPPIGARVAAMDQIPPVHVTPDDRPAWTLLADVVGAGRALQSLIVAHGSRRLLPWPEFIAESIAAGVQQRADRIYRAAGRFTGTPEPGLPTVLELVRAGRLGEFAEQFFTNTTRREAAAAFAGPMETLLDNAAVRSGRAYWQLSWSDPARLVGRSGEPWDLAEIAKLAVAPETLDEALARLAELGVDVRQSTVVQARASARNADLIAALANIKIDGREHDVYVLDNGLVLVPDPGKAHEGEKRLKEVLSATPVAEVASRNPFLPYEEIRSVEVTKRVPLKAVITLHDGRSVQVQELMASEFLEKHSRDTLLRVFEQINE; this is translated from the coding sequence ATGTCCGCCACGTACCGGGCGCTCGCCTCGGTGGTCATGTTGATCGGTTTCTACGTCGTCGCGCTGCTCCAGCTCGCCGCCGTGGCCGCGCTCGGCGTCTGGCTGTTCAGCCACACCAGCGGTGTGATCACCGGCAAGCTGCTGCTGCCGCTGGTCGTCGCCCTCGGCGCCGTCGGCGTGGGGCTGTGGAAGGCGATCCGCACCAAGAACGAGCCGGCGCCCGGCCTGATCCTGGACGAGCGGGGTGCCCCATGGCTCTGGGCCACGGTGCGGGAGCTGGCCGCCGCGGTCGGCACCCGCGCGCCCGACGAGATCCGCCTGGTGCCCGAGGTGAACGCGGCGGTCGGCGAGCAGAGCCGCCTGCTCGGCCTGGTCGGCGGGCGACGGACCCTCTACGTGGGACTGCCACTGCTCCAGGCCATGCGGATCGACCAGCTCCGCTCGGTGCTGGCGCACGAGCTGGGTCACTACTCCGGCCGGCACACCCGGCTGGGCGGCGTCGCCTACCGGGGACGGCTCGCCATCGGCGAGACCATCGAGCGGATCAGCCCGCGCAACCCGATCGGTTGGGTCTTCAAGCAGTACGCGAAGCTCTACCTGCTGGTCGACAACGCCGCGTCCCGTCGACAGGAGCTGGAGGCGGACCGCGCCTCGGTGCAGATCGCCGGGCACCAGGCCGCGTCCTCGGCGCTGCGGACCCTGCCCGCCCTCGACGCGGCCTGGCGCTTCTACGAGACCCGGTACGTCGACCCGGGTTGGTCGGTCGGACTGGCGCCGGACGACTTCTTCGGCGGCTTCGGCCATCTCCTGCAGGCGCGTCGGAACGAGATCGACGAGCTGCGGGAGAACGCCCCGGAGGGGCCGGCGTCCCGCTGGGACACCCACCCGCCGATCGGTGCACGCGTCGCCGCGATGGACCAGATCCCTCCGGTGCACGTCACGCCGGACGACCGGCCGGCCTGGACCCTGCTCGCCGACGTGGTGGGCGCCGGCCGGGCCCTGCAGAGCCTGATCGTCGCGCACGGCTCCCGCCGCCTGCTGCCCTGGCCGGAGTTCATCGCCGAGTCGATCGCCGCCGGGGTGCAGCAGCGGGCGGACCGGATCTACCGCGCGGCCGGCCGGTTCACCGGCACGCCGGAGCCGGGCCTGCCCACCGTCCTGGAGCTGGTCCGCGCCGGCCGGCTCGGTGAGTTCGCCGAGCAGTTCTTCACCAACACCACCCGCCGGGAGGCGGCGGCCGCCTTCGCCGGCCCGATGGAGACGCTGCTCGACAACGCGGCGGTCCGCTCGGGCCGGGCGTACTGGCAGCTCTCCTGGTCCGATCCCGCCCGGCTGGTCGGTCGCTCGGGGGAGCCGTGGGACCTGGCGGAGATCGCCAAGCTGGCGGTCGCCCCGGAGACCCTGGACGAGGCGCTCGCCCGGCTGGCCGAGCTGGGCGTCGACGTGCGGCAGTCGACGGTGGTCCAGGCCCGGGCCTCGGCGCGGAACGCCGACCTGATCGCCGCGCTTGCGAACATCAAGATCGACGGCCGGGAGCACGACGTGTACGTGCTGGACAACGGCCTGGTCCTGGTCCCCGATCCGGGCAAGGCGCACGAGGGTGAGAAGCGGCTCAAGGAGGTGCTGAGCGCGACACCGGTCGCCGAGGTGGCCAGCCGGAACCCGTTCCTGCCGTACGAGGAGATCCGCTCGGTCGAGGTGACCAAGCGGGTGCCGCTGAAGGCGGTCATCACCCTCCACGACGGCCGGAGCGTGCAGGTGCAGGAGCTGATGGCCAGCGAGTTCCTGGAGAAGCACAGCCGGGACACGCTGCTGCGGGTGTTCGAGCAGATCAACGAGTGA
- a CDS encoding DUF4034 domain-containing protein translates to MWPFRRRTKQQSGPALPVDPTMGDPAAGALSEALARRDWRTARDVLVTVTDPDHQAFCLSAAGRVPGVQEWIGEWADAEPRATLPLLVRGTHAVHWAWEARGGASSSLTSQEQFREFRKRLTFAENLLDEVAARDPDDTTARAFLVTSARGRQVDREEAARRFADVVARHPWHRLAHVQMLQYRCAKWFGSDEEMFDFARSAAAKAPAASGLAHLVAAAHLEMWLKLPSGEDDAHLRDPGVLAELRAAADQSVRHPEHGRYPGWPQPHNNFAMCFAVGGDHAAAAERFQALGDQVTELPWTYFGDPGRAYARWRRTVTERQA, encoded by the coding sequence ATGTGGCCGTTCCGGCGGAGGACGAAGCAGCAGAGTGGACCGGCGCTGCCGGTCGACCCGACGATGGGTGACCCGGCCGCCGGGGCGTTGTCCGAGGCGCTGGCCCGGCGGGACTGGCGGACCGCCCGGGACGTGCTGGTCACCGTCACCGACCCCGACCACCAGGCGTTCTGCCTCTCCGCGGCGGGCCGGGTGCCGGGCGTGCAGGAGTGGATCGGCGAATGGGCCGACGCCGAGCCGCGCGCCACCCTTCCGCTGCTGGTCCGGGGAACCCACGCCGTGCACTGGGCCTGGGAGGCCCGGGGCGGCGCCTCCTCCTCGCTGACCAGCCAGGAGCAGTTCCGCGAGTTCCGCAAGCGGCTGACCTTCGCCGAGAACCTGCTGGACGAGGTGGCCGCGCGGGACCCGGACGACACCACGGCCCGGGCCTTCCTGGTCACCTCGGCACGGGGTCGCCAGGTGGACCGGGAGGAGGCGGCGCGGCGCTTCGCCGACGTGGTCGCCCGGCACCCGTGGCACCGGCTGGCGCACGTCCAGATGCTTCAGTACCGGTGCGCCAAGTGGTTCGGCAGCGACGAGGAGATGTTCGACTTCGCCCGGTCCGCGGCGGCCAAGGCGCCGGCCGCCAGCGGCCTGGCCCACCTGGTCGCGGCGGCCCACCTGGAGATGTGGCTGAAGCTGCCCTCCGGGGAGGACGACGCCCACCTCCGCGATCCCGGGGTGCTCGCCGAGCTGCGCGCCGCGGCCGACCAGTCGGTGCGCCACCCGGAGCACGGCCGCTACCCGGGCTGGCCGCAGCCGCACAACAACTTCGCGATGTGCTTCGCGGTGGGCGGCGACCACGCCGCCGCCGCGGAGCGCTTCCAGGCGCTCGGCGACCAGGTGACCGAGCTGCCGTGGACGTACTTCGGCGACCCGGGCCGGGCGTACGCCCGGTGGCGGCGGACGGTGACGGAACGTCAGGCCTGA
- a CDS encoding prephenate dehydrogenase, producing the protein MVGGAGGQARAAVVGTGLIGGSVLLRLRDAGLDVAGWDPDPATRRRVREQGVAAPDTVEEAVAGRDVVFLCGPLPTLPATVASVAAATDDRCVLTDVGSTKAEVATAAVAQGLGHRFVPGHPMAGADRAGLDAASPALLDGAAWVLCPGPTGMPAFRSLAALLIDVFHARVVPMSAPEHDSAAALASHLPHLLAGALAGTVQRSALRDAVLALAAGSFSDGTRVAGGPPERTANMLLGNRERVLAELDAVRAYLDELAEALRAGDPGKLAGRLAEGRTARAALRGRAFTAHRREFPAAADHAGELAYLRELGAAGGHLTGCRLAAGGVTYTGHLPATPPLG; encoded by the coding sequence ATGGTGGGCGGGGCCGGCGGGCAGGCGCGCGCGGCGGTGGTCGGCACCGGCCTGATCGGGGGGTCGGTGCTGCTCCGGCTGCGCGACGCCGGGCTCGACGTGGCCGGCTGGGACCCGGACCCGGCGACCCGGCGCCGGGTCCGCGAGCAGGGCGTCGCCGCGCCCGACACGGTCGAGGAGGCGGTCGCCGGCCGGGACGTCGTGTTCCTGTGCGGCCCGCTGCCCACCCTGCCCGCGACGGTGGCGTCGGTGGCCGCGGCCACCGACGACCGGTGCGTGCTCACCGACGTGGGCAGCACCAAGGCCGAGGTGGCCACGGCGGCCGTCGCGCAGGGGCTCGGGCACCGGTTCGTGCCCGGCCACCCGATGGCCGGCGCCGACCGGGCCGGCCTCGACGCCGCCAGCCCGGCGCTGCTCGACGGGGCCGCGTGGGTGCTCTGCCCGGGGCCGACCGGGATGCCCGCGTTCCGGTCGCTCGCCGCGCTGCTCATCGACGTCTTCCACGCCCGGGTGGTGCCGATGTCCGCCCCGGAGCACGACAGCGCCGCCGCGCTCGCCTCCCACCTGCCCCACCTGCTCGCCGGCGCGCTGGCCGGCACGGTGCAGCGCTCGGCGCTGCGCGACGCGGTGCTCGCGCTCGCCGCCGGCAGCTTCTCCGACGGCACCCGGGTGGCCGGCGGGCCGCCCGAGCGGACCGCGAACATGTTGCTCGGCAACCGGGAGCGCGTGCTGGCCGAGCTGGACGCGGTCCGGGCCTACCTCGACGAGCTGGCCGAGGCGCTGCGGGCCGGCGACCCCGGAAAGCTGGCCGGCCGGCTCGCCGAGGGCCGCACCGCCCGGGCCGCCCTGCGCGGCCGCGCGTTCACCGCCCACCGGCGCGAGTTCCCGGCCGCCGCCGACCACGCCGGGGAACTGGCCTACCTGCGCGAGCTGGGCGCGGCCGGCGGTCACCTGACCGGCTGCCGGCTGGCGGCGGGCGGGGTCACCTACACGGGCCACCTTCCGGCCACCCCGCCACTAGGCTGA
- a CDS encoding SIMPL domain-containing protein — protein MADAPVVAVRGEAYREAAPELARFTVTATARDRDRETTLARLAERTAAVRVLLDAAEPAVERRETGQLRVWPETKRSGERVVAYHGSVTTTVTVVDFTALGELMLRLADQEQVEVAGPWWSLRPDSPAYREARHAAIADALARAREYAEALGARVTALRELADTGLATAPPMMAKAGFGRAGEAAPELELDPQPQPVQAAVEARFTISEPVLG, from the coding sequence ATGGCGGACGCACCGGTCGTGGCGGTACGCGGCGAGGCGTACCGGGAGGCGGCCCCCGAGCTGGCCCGGTTCACCGTGACCGCGACCGCGCGGGACCGCGACCGGGAGACCACGCTGGCCCGGTTGGCCGAGCGGACCGCCGCCGTGCGGGTGCTGCTCGACGCGGCCGAGCCGGCCGTGGAGCGGCGGGAGACCGGCCAGCTCCGGGTCTGGCCGGAGACGAAGCGCTCGGGTGAGCGGGTGGTGGCCTACCACGGCAGCGTGACCACCACGGTCACCGTCGTCGACTTCACCGCGCTCGGCGAGCTGATGCTGCGCCTGGCCGACCAGGAGCAGGTCGAGGTGGCCGGTCCGTGGTGGTCGCTGCGGCCGGACAGCCCGGCCTACCGGGAGGCCAGGCACGCCGCGATCGCGGACGCCCTGGCCCGCGCCCGGGAATACGCCGAAGCGCTCGGCGCCCGGGTGACCGCCCTGCGGGAGCTGGCCGACACCGGCCTGGCCACCGCCCCGCCGATGATGGCGAAGGCGGGCTTCGGCCGGGCCGGGGAGGCCGCCCCCGAGCTGGAGCTGGATCCGCAGCCGCAGCCGGTGCAGGCGGCGGTCGAGGCCCGGTTCACCATCAGCGAACCGGTGCTCGGCTGA
- a CDS encoding nucleoside/nucleotide kinase family protein: MAPAQVLPLGELVARARALAGDGPRQLLGIAGAPGAGKSTLAERIVAEVGPAARLVPMDGFHLAQSELTRLGRDARKGAPDTFDANGFVSTLRRLRRLEPTSVWAPAFRRDLEEPVAGAIEVPPEVRLVVTEGNYLLVRDEPWEEVRTLLHEIWFLDLDAELRVRRLTARHEAYGKTPEQARAWALGSDEANARLVTGTAEHADLVVRLADPLPG, encoded by the coding sequence ATGGCCCCCGCGCAGGTGCTGCCGCTCGGCGAGCTGGTGGCCCGGGCCCGGGCCCTCGCCGGGGACGGCCCGCGGCAGCTGCTCGGCATCGCCGGCGCGCCGGGAGCGGGCAAGTCCACGCTGGCCGAGCGGATCGTCGCCGAGGTGGGTCCGGCCGCCCGGCTGGTGCCCATGGACGGCTTCCACCTGGCCCAGTCGGAGCTGACCCGGCTGGGCCGGGACGCGCGCAAGGGCGCGCCGGACACGTTCGACGCCAACGGCTTCGTCTCCACCCTGCGCCGCCTGCGCCGGCTGGAGCCGACCTCGGTGTGGGCGCCGGCGTTCCGGCGCGACCTGGAGGAGCCGGTCGCCGGCGCGATCGAGGTGCCGCCCGAGGTGCGGCTCGTGGTGACCGAGGGCAACTACCTGCTGGTGCGCGACGAGCCGTGGGAGGAGGTGCGCACCCTGCTGCATGAGATCTGGTTCCTCGACCTCGACGCCGAGCTGCGGGTGCGCCGGCTCACCGCCCGGCACGAGGCGTACGGGAAGACGCCGGAGCAGGCCCGCGCCTGGGCGCTCGGCAGCGACGAGGCCAACGCCCGGCTCGTCACCGGCACGGCCGAGCACGCCGACCTGGTGGTCCGGCTAGCCGACCCCCTGCCGGGGTGA
- a CDS encoding sugar O-acetyltransferase — protein sequence MTAMKDRMLAGEPYIADDPEITADLDRAARLSEHFNRSSADDPEGRLAALRELLGSVGEGTWVRPPLYCDYGHQTHIGPRSFVNFNAVFLDVARITIGADVQIGPNVQLLTATHPVEPAARRAKWEAAQPITIGDNVWLGGGVIVLAGVTIGDNTVVGAGAVVTRDLPPNVVALGNPARPVRSLEETV from the coding sequence GTGACCGCCATGAAGGACCGCATGCTCGCCGGCGAGCCGTACATCGCCGACGACCCGGAGATCACCGCCGATCTGGACCGGGCCGCCCGGCTCAGCGAACACTTCAACCGCAGCTCCGCCGACGACCCGGAAGGCCGCCTCGCCGCCCTCCGCGAGCTGCTCGGCTCGGTCGGCGAGGGCACCTGGGTGCGCCCGCCGCTCTACTGCGACTACGGCCACCAGACCCACATCGGGCCGCGCAGCTTCGTCAACTTCAACGCGGTCTTCCTCGACGTCGCGCGGATCACCATCGGCGCCGACGTCCAGATCGGGCCGAACGTGCAGCTCCTCACCGCCACCCACCCGGTCGAACCGGCGGCCCGGCGGGCCAAGTGGGAGGCGGCCCAGCCGATCACCATCGGCGACAACGTCTGGCTCGGCGGCGGGGTCATCGTGCTGGCCGGCGTGACCATCGGGGACAACACCGTGGTCGGCGCGGGCGCGGTGGTGACCCGGGACCTACCCCCCAATGTGGTGGCCTTGGGTAACCCCGCTCGTCCGGTTCGGAGCCTCGAAGAGACCGTCTGA